Proteins encoded in a region of the Vicia villosa cultivar HV-30 ecotype Madison, WI linkage group LG5, Vvil1.0, whole genome shotgun sequence genome:
- the LOC131605700 gene encoding uncharacterized protein LOC131605700, translating into MGVREGMIWKWNLQVQQGLENDLVLKENEDLELILEEIEPIQNMQDRFIWSLNGMEGFKVYAYYSRLLDASVVEDIKDDIRLVSKAIWTLKMPSKIKIFAWRLVQNRLPTRLLLRIRGIIVVDYDSLCVFGFQVREDNHHLFSGCPKTRKLWEMIQSWLGINVQFNSNFVSFYCNFVEAMKVICKEKDAGGIWGAACWAIWKQRNNIIFNNAVEDFDEIFHDTKILSWQWQVLGTKEDRMCAFYDWYHHPNEVLAL; encoded by the coding sequence ATGGGTGTGAGGGAAGGCATGATATGGAAGTGGAACTTACAAGTGCAACAAGGATTGGAGAATGACTTGGTGTTAAAGGAAAATGAGGACTTGGAACTGATTCTAGAAGAAATTGAGCCAATTCAGAATATGCAAGATAGATTCATATGGTCTCTAAATGGTATGGAGGGTTTCAAAGTTTATGCATATTATTCAAGGCTTCTTGATGCTTCTGTGGTGGAGGATATAAAAGACGATATTAGGTTGGTGTCTAAAGCAATTTGGACTTTGAAAATGCCATCAAAGATCAAGATTTTTGCGTGGAGGCTTGTTCAGAACAGACTACCAACGAGACTGCTATTGAGGATAAGAGGTATTATTGTTGTTGATTATGATTCTTTATGTGTTTTTGGCTTCCAAGTCAGGGAAGATAATCATCATCTGTTTTCTGGGTGTCCTAAAACGCGTAAGCTGTGGGAAATGATACAGTCTTGGTTAGGAATTAATGTACAGTTTAATTCAAATTTTGTATCATTCTACTGTAATTTTGTTGAGGCTATGAAGGTTATATGCAAGGAAAAAGATGCAGGTGGAATTTGGGGAGCTGCTTGTTGGGCTATATGGAAACAAAgaaacaatattatttttaataatgctGTTGAGGATTTTGATGAGATTTTTCATGATACAAAAATATTAAGCTGGCAGTGGCAGGTGTTAGGAACCAAAGAGGATAGAATGTGTGCATTCTATGATTGGTATCATCATCCTAATGAGGTTTTAGCTCTGTAA